One window of Candidatus Sulfotelmatobacter sp. genomic DNA carries:
- a CDS encoding MFS transporter yields MTVSAAEEIESSRFGLFHRLIIGLIGLTVVFDGYDTFVPAYVISAVAGPKGAWHLSHTQAGFLVSSGLFGFMIGALVHGSIADRIGRRATLLGGMWISGVFSLATAIFANDDGTFLILRVLTGLGLGTLLPLCTTYITEFSPARGRNAFVVWGAAVGWASGAIVASLVGIWLTPRFGWHALFWFASLSLIVAAISQVWLPESPRFLALRARFGELALLLARIRPERAEIYRGATFVIPAVLAGSGSPLALLAPAFRRNTIIIWVCAFFVLFDIYGLGGWLPPVMMTRGETPSASFGYGALLQIASLLGAFACGAIADRRGGRRMPLAVWWLLGAASVLLLAVVNTHVTNALLIFAAGFFVIGGQFILNNFTAVAYPTELRATGVGMELGIGRVGGILGPYIGGAIQDAFGGANGFFAAMALASLLSALAIWFSRPVAGDISAAPTMPQDAVA; encoded by the coding sequence ATGACCGTGTCCGCCGCCGAGGAGATCGAGAGCTCGCGCTTCGGCCTCTTCCACCGCCTGATCATCGGCCTGATCGGCCTGACCGTCGTTTTCGACGGCTACGACACGTTCGTGCCGGCGTACGTCATCTCGGCGGTCGCCGGTCCCAAGGGAGCCTGGCACCTCAGCCACACGCAAGCCGGATTTCTCGTCTCTTCCGGCCTGTTCGGGTTCATGATCGGCGCCCTCGTACACGGCTCGATCGCCGACCGGATCGGACGCCGCGCCACGCTGCTGGGCGGGATGTGGATCTCCGGCGTCTTCTCGCTGGCGACGGCGATCTTCGCCAACGACGACGGGACGTTTCTCATCCTGCGCGTCCTCACCGGTCTGGGTCTGGGCACGCTGCTGCCGCTGTGCACGACGTACATCACCGAGTTCTCGCCGGCGCGCGGGCGCAACGCCTTCGTCGTGTGGGGGGCCGCCGTCGGGTGGGCGAGCGGCGCGATCGTCGCCTCGCTGGTCGGCATCTGGCTCACGCCGCGGTTCGGCTGGCACGCGCTGTTCTGGTTCGCCTCGCTCTCGCTGATCGTCGCCGCGATCTCGCAGGTCTGGCTGCCCGAGTCGCCGCGCTTCCTGGCGCTGCGCGCGCGCTTCGGCGAGCTGGCGCTGCTGTTGGCGCGCATTCGTCCCGAACGTGCGGAGATCTACCGCGGCGCGACCTTCGTCATCCCGGCCGTGCTGGCCGGGAGCGGCTCGCCGCTGGCGCTGTTGGCGCCGGCGTTCCGGCGCAACACGATCATCATCTGGGTGTGCGCCTTCTTCGTGCTGTTCGACATCTACGGCTTGGGCGGCTGGCTGCCGCCGGTGATGATGACGCGCGGCGAGACCCCGTCGGCGAGCTTCGGCTACGGTGCGCTGCTCCAGATCGCCTCGCTGCTGGGCGCGTTCGCGTGCGGCGCGATCGCCGACCGGCGCGGCGGCCGCCGCATGCCGCTGGCCGTCTGGTGGCTGCTCGGCGCGGCGTCGGTGCTGCTGCTGGCCGTCGTCAACACGCACGTCACCAACGCGCTGCTGATCTTCGCGGCCGGATTCTTCGTCATCGGCGGCCAGTTCATCCTCAACAACTTCACCGCCGTCGCGTATCCGACCGAGCTGCGCGCGACCGGCGTCGGCATGGAGCTGGGCATCGGACGCGTCGGCGGCATCCTGGGGCCGTACATCGGCGGCGCGATCCAGGACGCGTTCGGCGGCGCCAACGGCTTCTTCGCGGCGATGGCGCTGGCGTCGCTGCTAAGCGCGTTGGCGATCTGGTTCTCGCGTCCGGTCGCCGGCGACATCAGCGCGGCGCCGACGATGCCGCAGGATGCGGTCGCCTGA
- a CDS encoding MarR family transcriptional regulator, translating to MDVLDELYLRPGYLIRRAHQMAVSTFMEYSDGMTPTQYGVLTLIGGVARIDQIGIARRLGLDRSTAGLVVGKLVDAGLVARQTDAGDQRRYRLRITRSGRERLAQLAAPVAAERARLLSPFSADEAAQFLALLQRFVDAHNAASRVPHLTDVGA from the coding sequence ATGGACGTCCTGGACGAGCTCTATCTGCGCCCCGGGTACCTGATCCGCCGGGCGCATCAGATGGCGGTCTCGACGTTCATGGAGTACAGCGACGGGATGACGCCCACGCAGTACGGCGTGCTCACCTTGATCGGCGGCGTCGCGCGCATCGACCAGATCGGGATCGCGCGACGGTTGGGACTCGACCGCTCGACCGCCGGCCTGGTCGTCGGCAAGCTCGTCGACGCCGGCTTGGTGGCGCGTCAGACCGATGCCGGCGATCAGCGGCGTTACCGGCTGCGCATCACCCGCAGCGGGCGCGAGCGGCTGGCGCAGCTGGCCGCGCCGGTCGCCGCCGAGCGCGCGCGCCTGCTCTCGCCGTTCAGCGCGGACGAAGCGGCCCAGTTCCTGGCGCTCCTGCAGCGCTTCGTCGACGCGCACAACGCCGCATCGCGCGTCCCGCATCTCACCGACGTCGGCGCGTAG
- a CDS encoding GAF domain-containing protein, translating to MNETIDAELVIAQGRALLDGERDLIANAANLSALLYQALPDVNWVGVYLRRGDELVLGPFQGRPACTRIALGAGVCGSAARERRTLVVPDVHAFPGHIACDAASRSEIVVPLLADGEVVGVLDVDSPREDRFHDQERQLFETLAQALVEGSDR from the coding sequence ATGAACGAAACGATCGACGCCGAGCTCGTGATCGCGCAGGGGCGCGCGCTGCTCGACGGGGAGCGCGACCTGATCGCGAACGCCGCCAACCTCTCGGCCTTGCTGTATCAAGCGTTGCCGGACGTCAACTGGGTCGGCGTGTACCTGCGCCGCGGCGACGAGCTGGTGCTGGGGCCGTTCCAAGGCCGGCCGGCGTGCACGCGCATCGCGCTGGGTGCCGGCGTGTGCGGCAGCGCGGCCCGCGAACGCCGTACGCTGGTCGTCCCGGACGTACACGCCTTTCCCGGCCACATCGCCTGCGATGCGGCATCCCGCTCGGAGATCGTCGTGCCGCTGCTGGCCGACGGCGAGGTGGTCGGGGTGCTCGACGTCGACAGCCCGCGCGAGGATCGCTTCCACGATCAGGAGCGGCAGCTATTCGAGACGCTCGCGCAGGCGCTGGTCGAGGGCTCCGACCGCTAG
- a CDS encoding flavin-dependent oxidoreductase, with amino-acid sequence MEPIIVVGGGIGGLTLALSLHRAGLPCRVYEAVPEIKAIGVGINLLPHAMRQLDALGVLEPLAAVAVETKEAAFYNRFGQHIYTEPLGRAAGYDWPQLSIHRGDLHLVLLRAARERLGEQNVLCGWQCTGVEQDDRGVRARFVDPVSHAERPVQHGALAIGCDGIHSAIRKQLHPHEGPPRYSGVNMWRGVTVGAPFLSGATFARVGWLTPAKLVLYPIRDDVDGRGNQLLNWVVEIQTPHHAVRDWNRRGALEDFLPALADWHFDWCDVPALIRGAQTVLEYPMVDQDPLPWWTQGRITLLGDAAHPMVPRGSNGAGQAIVDAHVLADLLQRSADPSAALRAYEELRLPATAAVVLANRANPPDAILREVYERTGDRPFTDIDAVISHAELVGLTDAYKRVAGYDRETLTRTER; translated from the coding sequence ATGGAACCGATCATCGTCGTCGGCGGCGGCATCGGCGGTCTGACGCTGGCGCTCAGCCTGCATCGGGCCGGCCTGCCGTGCCGGGTCTACGAAGCCGTGCCGGAGATCAAGGCGATCGGCGTCGGCATCAATTTGTTGCCGCACGCGATGCGCCAGCTCGACGCGCTGGGCGTACTCGAGCCGTTGGCCGCGGTCGCGGTCGAGACGAAGGAGGCGGCGTTCTACAACCGCTTCGGCCAGCACATCTACACCGAACCGCTCGGACGCGCGGCCGGCTACGACTGGCCGCAGCTCTCGATCCATCGCGGCGACCTGCACCTGGTGCTGCTGCGCGCCGCGCGCGAACGGCTCGGCGAGCAGAACGTTCTGTGCGGCTGGCAGTGCACCGGTGTCGAGCAGGACGATCGCGGCGTGCGCGCGCGATTCGTCGACCCGGTCTCGCACGCCGAACGTCCGGTACAGCACGGAGCGCTCGCGATCGGCTGCGACGGCATTCACTCCGCGATTCGCAAGCAGCTCCACCCGCACGAGGGGCCGCCGCGGTACTCCGGCGTCAACATGTGGCGCGGCGTCACCGTCGGCGCGCCGTTCCTCTCCGGCGCGACGTTCGCGCGCGTGGGCTGGCTGACGCCGGCGAAGCTCGTCCTCTACCCGATCCGCGACGACGTCGACGGGCGCGGGAACCAGCTGCTGAACTGGGTCGTCGAGATCCAGACGCCGCACCACGCCGTGCGCGACTGGAACCGGCGCGGCGCGCTCGAGGACTTCTTGCCGGCGCTCGCCGATTGGCACTTCGATTGGTGTGACGTGCCGGCGCTGATCCGCGGCGCGCAGACGGTCCTCGAATACCCGATGGTCGACCAGGACCCGTTGCCGTGGTGGACGCAGGGCCGCATCACGCTGCTCGGCGATGCGGCGCACCCGATGGTGCCGCGCGGCTCCAACGGCGCGGGCCAAGCGATCGTCGACGCGCACGTCTTGGCCGACCTGTTGCAGCGCAGCGCCGACCCGTCGGCTGCGCTGCGCGCCTACGAGGAACTGCGCTTGCCGGCGACGGCCGCCGTCGTGCTGGCGAATCGCGCCAATCCGCCCGATGCGATCTTGCGCGAAGTCTACGAGCGCACCGGCGACCGGCCGTTCACCGACATCGACGCGGTCATCTCGCACGCCGAGCTGGTCGGGCTGACCGACGCCTACAAGCGGGTCGCGGGGTACGACCGCGAGACGCTCACGCGCACCGAGCGGTAA
- a CDS encoding SulP family inorganic anion transporter: protein MVRNVSAGVLTAVVCLVFNLSYAALIFSGPLAFALPLGVTAAMLSMTCVALLVAILSPFRTVVAGPEGNAVALLAVTAATMQPQLASAGASPHAIVATVLWMMVLVTAVTALALIALGSVRGGGWIRYVPFPVVGGFVAGTAWVLTVGAIKVAAGIPPDLAHARAYADPLVLARLGAAVAFAALVAAEARYVKKALGVPVLLVGVVVLFALALWALHVAPLAAQQAGWLVKAPERLHIWTPWTSHDLNAVVWPAFGRASGELLTVVIVAVVTILFNATGLELETEDDVDLDHELRAEGIANLASALVGGFVGYLSLNRTLLLRRFGGSDRVAGVALAAASALLLLGGWRAIAVVPTFVLAGLLLSLGVQLLYRWLIAARGQLAPLEYGALLLIFGVIVVWGFLTGLIVGVVAGALLFAFNYSRIDVVKHSMTGAQRRSSLVRPLEELAILADDGWSIRIFELQGFVFFGMADRLFRNAKAEIERPNTRFCVFDFRMVVGMDASGVSSFVKAYRAAEARGVRLVFSGMNERVANDWVSGAAGVHDGIEHFGGLDHALEWCEDQLIVPDDQPDLPHVPLGDWLEYELRSADLAQRLLAYLQPRTFGVGEALCRQNEHAESMFFIESGRVRVVLENDDGSHLRLRSLGDRTILGEIGLYRDTRRSATALADRPSVVHVLTAGALTAMEVGDPALAASLTAAIIRSLGERLEYQSGLVANLQR, encoded by the coding sequence ATGGTTCGGAACGTCTCGGCAGGCGTGCTGACCGCCGTGGTCTGCCTCGTCTTCAATTTGTCGTACGCCGCGCTGATCTTCTCGGGCCCGCTCGCGTTCGCGTTGCCGCTGGGCGTCACCGCGGCGATGCTGAGCATGACCTGCGTCGCGCTGCTGGTCGCGATCCTCAGCCCGTTCCGCACCGTCGTCGCCGGCCCGGAAGGCAACGCGGTCGCGCTGTTGGCCGTGACGGCGGCGACCATGCAACCCCAGCTCGCGAGCGCCGGCGCCTCACCGCACGCGATCGTCGCCACCGTGCTGTGGATGATGGTGCTGGTCACCGCGGTGACCGCGCTGGCGCTGATCGCGCTGGGCTCGGTGCGCGGCGGGGGGTGGATTCGCTACGTCCCGTTCCCGGTCGTCGGCGGTTTCGTCGCCGGCACCGCATGGGTGCTGACGGTCGGCGCCATCAAAGTCGCGGCCGGCATTCCGCCCGACCTCGCGCACGCGCGCGCCTACGCCGATCCGCTCGTGCTCGCGCGGCTCGGCGCCGCCGTCGCGTTCGCCGCGCTGGTCGCGGCCGAGGCGCGTTACGTGAAGAAGGCACTCGGCGTGCCGGTGCTGCTGGTCGGCGTCGTCGTCCTGTTCGCGCTGGCGCTGTGGGCGCTGCACGTCGCGCCGCTCGCCGCGCAGCAGGCCGGCTGGCTCGTCAAAGCGCCGGAGCGGTTGCACATCTGGACGCCCTGGACCAGCCACGATCTGAATGCCGTCGTGTGGCCGGCGTTCGGGCGCGCCTCGGGCGAGCTGCTCACGGTCGTCATCGTCGCGGTAGTGACGATCTTGTTCAACGCGACCGGCTTGGAGCTGGAGACCGAGGACGACGTCGACCTCGACCACGAGCTGCGCGCCGAGGGCATCGCGAACTTGGCTTCGGCGCTGGTCGGCGGTTTCGTGGGCTACCTCTCCCTCAACCGCACGCTGCTGCTGCGGCGCTTCGGGGGCAGCGACCGCGTCGCCGGCGTGGCGCTGGCGGCGGCCAGCGCGCTCTTACTGCTCGGCGGCTGGCGCGCGATCGCGGTCGTGCCGACCTTCGTGCTGGCCGGCTTGCTGCTCAGCTTGGGCGTGCAGCTCCTCTACCGCTGGCTGATCGCGGCGCGCGGACAGCTCGCGCCGCTCGAGTACGGCGCGCTGCTGCTGATCTTCGGCGTCATCGTCGTGTGGGGGTTCCTGACCGGACTGATCGTCGGCGTCGTCGCCGGCGCGCTGCTGTTCGCCTTCAACTACAGCCGCATCGACGTCGTCAAGCATTCGATGACCGGCGCGCAGCGCCGCAGCAGTTTGGTGCGACCGCTCGAAGAGCTGGCGATCCTGGCCGACGACGGTTGGTCGATTCGCATCTTCGAGCTGCAAGGATTCGTGTTCTTCGGGATGGCCGACCGCTTGTTCCGCAACGCCAAGGCCGAGATCGAACGCCCGAACACGCGCTTCTGCGTGTTCGATTTCCGCATGGTGGTCGGGATGGACGCCTCGGGCGTGTCGAGCTTCGTCAAGGCCTACCGCGCCGCCGAGGCGCGCGGTGTGCGCCTCGTGTTCAGCGGGATGAACGAGCGGGTCGCGAACGACTGGGTCAGCGGCGCGGCCGGCGTGCACGACGGGATCGAGCATTTCGGCGGCCTCGATCACGCGCTGGAGTGGTGCGAGGACCAGCTGATCGTCCCCGACGACCAGCCCGACCTGCCGCACGTGCCGCTGGGGGACTGGCTGGAATACGAGCTGCGCTCGGCGGACCTTGCGCAACGGCTGCTGGCCTATCTGCAGCCGCGCACGTTCGGCGTCGGCGAGGCGCTGTGCCGCCAGAACGAGCACGCCGAGTCGATGTTCTTCATCGAGTCGGGCCGCGTGCGGGTCGTGCTCGAGAACGACGACGGCTCGCATCTGCGGCTGCGCAGCCTGGGCGATCGCACGATCCTGGGCGAGATCGGCCTCTATCGCGACACGCGGCGCAGCGCGACCGCGCTGGCCGACCGGCCCAGCGTCGTGCACGTCCTCACCGCGGGCGCGCTGACGGCGATGGAGGTCGGTGACCCGGCGCTGGCCGCGTCGCTGACGGCCGCCATCATCCGCTCGCTCGGGGAACGGTTGGAGTATCAGAGCGGTCTGGTCGCCAACCTGCAACGGTGA
- a CDS encoding SpoIIE family protein phosphatase, whose translation MDEQRSDGLDRSSAARALADAMPHVVWVSAADGRFEWFNARWYTYTGLGFEQTVAAFHNERSAVFHADDVDAFLAGWYDALRKGRPFEIETRLRGVDGVYRWFLARSSPVVDQAGRIVQWLGTFTDIDDRKHAEAQSLYLAAASEVLGSSLDLTATLRELAELAVPAMADWCSVLLLQRDGALTPVAYAPDDADRRQLAAIFTEPSVEGLSAADVAHTGKSLLISQAPAPARSLITVALVGRSRIYGALQLATGPSGRVLDARDLRTAETLAARAATAIENARLYQQVQFAARAGEALAESLDSETTMRRVLDLIVPALADWAVIDLFDEQGRVYIGAMVHADPAMAPLVARLTGASTARPEFSELVATAVRAPATTVTPQIDPNVVATLVLPEYRDAMLALDGRSSILVPLRSGGRALGALVAYFTASTRRFSDEDVPMFEEVARRAAVAIENAQLYESERHVANAFQRAALPSSLPVLEGVTFDAVYVAARNEAQVGGDWYDAVRLPDGRIVVSIGDVAGSGLEAAVIMAAMRQILRGVAHVYADPATMIDAADRTLKAEHPGRIVTAVAAVFDPIANTLSYANAGHPRPLVRAADGRVHELPSEGLPLGLRDRGDAETRVVPLERDALFVFFTDGLTESTRDPIEGERLLRTALASPAIVARRDAAVALYDTLLAAGTHDDVVVLTMHVAGEPEHVSRWHFETGDAGAARATRESFAQTLARMGVNGESAFTAELIFSELLGNVVRYAPGAVEVALECAGRLPPVLHFFDRGPGFDVVPRLPTDRLSERGRGLFLVWSMAEDFSVAKRPGGGSHARAVLPVRSEARQPLRS comes from the coding sequence GTGGACGAGCAGCGATCGGACGGTCTCGATCGAAGCAGCGCCGCGCGCGCCTTGGCCGACGCCATGCCCCACGTGGTCTGGGTCTCGGCCGCCGACGGCCGCTTCGAATGGTTCAACGCGCGGTGGTATACCTACACCGGCCTGGGTTTCGAGCAGACGGTCGCAGCCTTCCACAACGAGCGCAGCGCCGTCTTCCACGCCGACGACGTCGACGCGTTCCTGGCCGGCTGGTACGACGCGCTGCGCAAAGGCCGGCCGTTCGAGATCGAGACGCGGCTGCGCGGCGTCGACGGCGTCTACCGGTGGTTTCTCGCGCGCTCCTCGCCGGTCGTCGACCAAGCCGGGCGCATCGTGCAGTGGCTCGGTACCTTCACCGACATCGACGACCGCAAGCACGCGGAAGCCCAGAGCTTGTACTTGGCCGCCGCCAGCGAGGTGCTCGGCTCGTCGCTCGACCTGACGGCGACGTTGCGCGAGCTGGCCGAGCTGGCCGTCCCGGCGATGGCCGACTGGTGCTCGGTGCTGCTGCTGCAGCGCGACGGCGCGCTGACCCCGGTCGCGTACGCACCCGACGACGCCGACCGCCGCCAGCTGGCCGCGATTTTCACCGAGCCGAGCGTCGAAGGGCTCAGTGCGGCCGACGTCGCGCACACCGGCAAGTCGCTGCTGATCTCGCAGGCGCCCGCGCCCGCGCGCTCGCTGATCACGGTGGCGCTGGTCGGGCGCTCGCGCATCTACGGCGCACTGCAGCTGGCGACCGGGCCGTCGGGGCGGGTGCTCGACGCGCGCGACCTGCGCACCGCCGAGACGTTGGCCGCGCGCGCCGCGACCGCGATCGAGAACGCGCGACTCTACCAGCAGGTGCAGTTCGCGGCGCGCGCGGGCGAAGCGCTGGCCGAGTCGCTCGACTCCGAGACGACCATGCGGCGCGTGCTGGACTTGATCGTCCCGGCGTTGGCCGATTGGGCCGTCATCGACCTGTTCGACGAGCAAGGCCGCGTCTACATCGGCGCGATGGTCCATGCCGATCCGGCCATGGCACCGCTGGTGGCGCGCTTGACCGGCGCCTCGACCGCGCGCCCCGAGTTCTCCGAGCTGGTCGCGACCGCGGTGCGCGCGCCGGCTACCACGGTCACGCCGCAGATCGATCCCAACGTCGTCGCGACGCTGGTGCTGCCCGAGTACCGCGACGCGATGCTGGCGCTCGACGGGCGCTCGTCGATCCTCGTGCCGCTGCGCTCCGGCGGGCGCGCGCTGGGCGCGCTGGTCGCGTACTTCACCGCCTCGACGCGCCGCTTCAGCGACGAGGACGTGCCGATGTTCGAAGAGGTCGCGCGCCGCGCCGCGGTCGCGATCGAGAACGCGCAGCTCTACGAATCGGAGCGGCACGTCGCCAACGCCTTTCAGCGCGCCGCGCTGCCCAGCTCGCTGCCCGTGCTCGAGGGGGTCACCTTCGACGCCGTCTACGTCGCGGCGCGCAACGAGGCGCAGGTCGGCGGCGACTGGTACGACGCGGTCCGATTGCCCGATGGCCGCATCGTCGTCTCGATCGGCGACGTCGCCGGCAGCGGACTCGAGGCCGCCGTCATCATGGCCGCGATGCGCCAGATCCTGCGCGGCGTCGCGCACGTCTACGCCGATCCGGCGACGATGATCGACGCCGCCGACCGCACCTTGAAGGCCGAGCATCCCGGCCGCATCGTGACCGCCGTGGCGGCCGTTTTCGACCCGATCGCCAACACGCTCTCGTACGCGAATGCCGGCCATCCGCGGCCGCTGGTCCGCGCCGCCGACGGCCGCGTGCACGAGCTCCCCTCCGAAGGGTTGCCGTTGGGACTGCGCGACCGCGGCGACGCCGAGACGCGCGTCGTCCCGCTCGAGCGCGACGCGCTGTTCGTCTTCTTCACCGACGGGCTGACCGAGTCGACCCGCGACCCGATCGAAGGCGAACGGCTGCTGCGCACGGCGCTGGCCAGCCCGGCGATCGTCGCGCGCCGCGACGCCGCCGTCGCGCTCTACGACACGCTGCTGGCCGCCGGAACGCACGACGACGTCGTCGTGCTGACGATGCACGTCGCCGGCGAGCCCGAACACGTCTCGCGCTGGCACTTCGAGACCGGCGACGCAGGCGCGGCGCGCGCGACCCGCGAGTCGTTCGCGCAGACGCTGGCGCGCATGGGCGTGAACGGCGAGAGCGCGTTCACCGCCGAGCTGATCTTCAGCGAGCTGCTCGGCAACGTCGTGCGCTACGCGCCCGGCGCGGTCGAGGTCGCGCTCGAGTGCGCCGGCCGGCTGCCGCCGGTGCTGCACTTCTTCGACCGCGGTCCCGGCTTCGACGTCGTCCCGCGACTGCCGACCGACCGGCTCAGCGAGCGCGGACGCGGTCTGTTCCTGGTGTGGTCGATGGCCGAGGACTTCAGCGTCGCCAAGCGCCCCGGCGGCGGCTCGCACGCGCGCGCCGTGCTGCCGGTGCGTTCCGAGGCGCGTCAGCCGCTGCGCAGCTAG
- a CDS encoding oligopeptide transporter, OPT family, with amino-acid sequence MRSQAGLGRGAELTWRGIVLGAAITLVFTAANVYLGLKVGLTFASSIPAAVISMAVLRWLRNATIYENNIVQTIASAAGTLSSIIFVLPGLVMVGWWTGFPFWQSFGVCAIGGVLGVMYSVPLRRALVVESDLPYPEGVAAAEVLRVGSSEGAAAENRAGLWSVVWGAIASAGFAAATATQVVAGEIDGFFRAGAVATGNGIQYSLALLGVGHLVGLSVGVAMLVGVVIAWGAATPILTALHPAVGDAATIAVGVWRHQVRFIGAGEIGIAAIWALAKLAGPVTRGVASALATARRVAAGEGADLPRTEQDIPIGTVALVSLVMVLPLAALLVSFLAGGALGDLIVPLTIGAVVYVVIAGFLVAAACGYMAGLIGSSNSPVSGLAILTVVGAALLLLAVAHRTDPHGAAALVAFALFVTAVVLCVATIANDNLQDLKTGQLVDATPWRQQVALVIGVIVGAAIIPPILGLLQAAYGFTGPHALPAPQATLISALAKGVIEGQIDWGMIGIGALLGVVMIALDQTLGLFHRMRLPPLAVGLGIYLPAATITPIVLGALVGRAYERWVTRSGFGEAGQRLGVLLASGLIVGESLFGVVLAGLIVVTRKEAPLALVGDSFQPVANWLGTIVFAIVVVALYRWVGGMARRANGTIEAP; translated from the coding sequence ATGCGTTCCCAGGCCGGTTTGGGCCGGGGAGCCGAGCTCACGTGGCGCGGGATCGTTCTGGGTGCCGCGATCACGCTCGTCTTCACGGCCGCCAACGTCTACCTCGGGCTGAAAGTCGGCCTGACCTTCGCCTCGTCGATTCCGGCGGCGGTGATCTCGATGGCGGTGCTGCGCTGGCTGCGCAACGCGACGATCTACGAGAACAACATCGTGCAGACGATCGCGTCGGCGGCGGGCACGCTCTCGTCGATCATCTTCGTCTTGCCCGGGCTGGTGATGGTCGGGTGGTGGACCGGCTTCCCGTTCTGGCAGTCGTTCGGCGTGTGCGCGATCGGCGGCGTGCTGGGCGTGATGTACTCGGTCCCGCTGCGCCGCGCGCTGGTGGTCGAGAGCGACTTACCGTATCCCGAAGGCGTCGCCGCGGCGGAGGTGCTGCGCGTCGGCAGCTCCGAGGGTGCCGCGGCGGAGAACCGCGCCGGGCTGTGGTCGGTCGTCTGGGGCGCGATCGCGTCGGCCGGCTTCGCGGCCGCGACGGCGACGCAGGTCGTGGCGGGCGAGATCGACGGCTTCTTTCGCGCCGGCGCGGTCGCGACCGGCAACGGCATCCAATACTCGCTGGCGCTGCTCGGCGTCGGCCATCTGGTCGGACTCTCGGTCGGCGTCGCGATGCTGGTCGGCGTCGTCATCGCCTGGGGCGCGGCGACCCCGATCCTGACCGCGCTGCACCCGGCGGTCGGCGACGCGGCGACGATCGCCGTCGGCGTCTGGCGCCACCAAGTACGCTTCATCGGCGCGGGCGAGATCGGTATCGCCGCCATCTGGGCGCTGGCGAAGCTGGCCGGTCCGGTGACGCGCGGCGTCGCGTCGGCGCTCGCGACCGCGCGCCGCGTCGCGGCCGGCGAGGGCGCCGACTTGCCGCGCACCGAGCAAGACATTCCGATCGGTACCGTCGCGCTGGTCAGCCTGGTGATGGTGCTGCCGCTGGCCGCGCTGCTGGTGAGCTTCTTGGCCGGCGGCGCGCTCGGCGATCTGATCGTCCCGCTGACGATCGGCGCGGTCGTGTACGTCGTCATCGCCGGCTTCCTGGTCGCCGCGGCGTGCGGTTACATGGCGGGACTGATCGGGTCGTCGAACAGCCCGGTCTCGGGCCTGGCGATCTTGACCGTCGTCGGCGCCGCGCTGCTGCTGCTCGCGGTCGCGCACCGCACCGATCCGCACGGCGCCGCGGCGCTGGTCGCGTTCGCGCTGTTCGTCACCGCCGTCGTGCTGTGCGTGGCGACGATCGCCAACGACAACTTGCAGGACCTCAAGACCGGTCAGCTGGTCGACGCGACGCCCTGGCGGCAGCAGGTGGCGCTCGTCATCGGCGTCATCGTCGGCGCGGCGATCATCCCGCCGATTCTCGGGCTGCTGCAGGCGGCCTACGGTTTCACCGGTCCGCACGCGCTGCCGGCGCCGCAGGCGACGCTGATCTCGGCGCTGGCCAAGGGCGTGATCGAGGGGCAGATCGATTGGGGGATGATCGGCATCGGCGCGCTGCTGGGCGTCGTGATGATCGCGCTCGATCAGACGCTGGGACTGTTCCATCGCATGCGCCTCCCGCCGCTGGCGGTGGGGCTGGGCATCTATCTGCCGGCCGCGACGATCACCCCGATCGTGCTGGGCGCGCTGGTGGGGCGCGCATACGAGCGCTGGGTCACGCGCAGCGGATTCGGCGAGGCCGGGCAGCGGTTGGGCGTGCTGCTGGCGTCGGGGCTGATCGTCGGCGAGAGCCTGTTCGGCGTGGTGCTGGCCGGACTGATCGTGGTCACGCGGAAGGAAGCGCCGCTGGCGCTGGTGGGCGATTCGTTCCAACCGGTCGCGAACTGGCTGGGGACGATCGTGTTCGCGATCGTGGTGGTCGCGTTGTACCGCTGGGTCGGCGGCATGGCGCGGCGCGCGAACGGGACGATCGAGGCGCCGTAG